The following are encoded together in the Neospora caninum Liverpool complete genome, chromosome IV genome:
- a CDS encoding putative ribosome biogenesis protein BOP1 produces the protein MSLWETEAAPQEREGPSGEDERKQGEKKEGWGAQCGGQEGETGEERGQAETATERTSRRRMEQGTASGEARGRERLERGPRSAFQQLDTACLLREHSSLRSVLSEKREDDSEKARREALKEQHQREERVRVGDKETERGREDAAREEAEAPEQGEGPTGKRASSLGARTEAKDGNGDAQRDEPGGENGGRLLSSVAQLAVSSRKRRDLCGETAIFLVASRQKTAEERRDGGGVNLRAKNTPTRGNTAAFSLSVTQAADKMKELRPRSAEGVGPGRKAAVKARARRQTAAVAEPPASEASDFLSDEEAAPEQASLPGERGALRKGIPRKGSKPQDSEEVREETDEEKGDETGTTTNSEEDGRTSEEEDEEEDEEEDEEVEDEEVEEEDDEEEEEEEAEEGDEEEDDEEEEEEEEVKEDESEGEAETAGADFEDELEVEEAEARNAVRSQAPRRAASASRSPLSAGGASVSGKAGKRKEQRETAVAETGESEGDGSGKRRENEETNAEGRANRLRRFERLLEVPNPMEGSDDLLSDEDEDDNRIGNVPLWWYEKYDHIGYDKDGQRIVKQLSSSAVDRLLAKDDPDGWRTIVDVKNNKKYRLTDTDLEIIRRIRSGAFPAPSHDDEEVLVESDLEDSIFPMHNKPVPKSRFLPSKHEQKKITHLVRLIRSGQLLKEAQLQREKEAPAVFDLWGTSVYVDRSGEEKRRKGAPVSLPAPKLVLPGHAESYNPPEEFLFTEAEKKEWEAMAPEDRPLAFLPQKSSALRLVGAYKNLLLERFNRCLDLYLCPRSLKMAMNVDPESLLPQLPSASELRPFPTHRRVDYLPLSLYAQFVPQPLPLHTLSEARRRARETGGAGGAPASAGIRAGAGGDAGTQGEARDLFACCVDASGQWIAVGGADNTLHVLEVLTGKRFLSFRLQAQVTALAFHPRLPILAAAIEDQLLLTVLDLPLFDQKSVEQLTHAQTQGAERKKRRASGEGADEESQHDSEDGDTRRAELAEAKALLRVLEEPASEDEEEKEAEKDEQEEDKDLGEKRRQQTMKDVGVWKQIDVKGVAAPAEAGSLQSEKKRGMSLLLQVTTGNAENQKRQRTKGAAADDADETVSAPLGGFLCGISILHDSTIRSLSWHHKGTYLIAMCPGSASPSQQCSVHSLAKQKTIHPIRRAAGGHMKAAVFHATKPWLIVAYHKGIRIFDLHSNKKLGPKGGKHQALVRKLIGAEAISSIDVHPSGEQIIAGAENRRLYIFDLELSSRVYKIIRCHKGAITCASLHPSFPLMCTASADGTVQIYHFKVFNDLVTNPLIVPVRTLRVVEDSTRNGGVLACMWHPTQPWLVTADRAGQCSLWT, from the exons ATGAGCCTCtgggagacggaggcagccccgcaggagagagagggcccgagcggcgaagacgagaggaaacaaggcgagaagaaagaagggtgGGGTGCGCAGTGCGGCggacaagagggagagaccggagaggaaaggggacaggcagagacagccacagagaggacgagcagGAGGAGGATGGAGCAGGGAACGGCgagcggagaagcgcgagggagagaacgtcTCGAGAGAGGTCCACGCAGCGCCTTCCAACAGCTCGACACCGCATGCCTACTCCGAGAACACTCCTCGCTCCGCTCGGTCCTctcagagaagagagaagacgacagcgagaaagcgcGCAGAGAAGCACTCAAAGAACAGCACCAACGCGAGGAACGCGTGAGGgtgggagacaaagaaacggagcgaggccgcgaggacgcagcccgcgaggaagcggaggcgccTGAGCAGGGCGAGGGGccgacagggaagagagcgtcGAGTTTGGGAGCGCGCACAGAAG cgaaagacggCAACGGGGACGCGCAGCGCGACGAGCCtggaggcgaaaacggagggCGGCTGCTCTCGAGTGTCGCGCAGCTcgcagtttcttctcgcaaGCGCCGCGATCTTTGTGGAGAAACGGCCATTTTTCTTGTCGCCAGCAGACAGAAAACAGctgaagagaggcgagacggcgggggCGTCAATCTCAGGGCGAAAAACACTCCGACGCGAGGGAATACagccgcgttttctctctcggtgaCGCAGGCGGCGGACAAGATGAAAGAGCTTCGGCCGCGATCTGCGGAGGGCGTCGGTCCCGGACGGAAGGCTGCAGTgaaggcgcgagcgaggagacagactgcGGCAGTTGCGGAACCTCCAGCTTCGGAGGCGAGCGATTTCCTttcagacgaagaagcggcacCAGAGCAAGCAAGTTTGCCGGGGGAGCGCGGCGCGCTGAGAAAAGGCATcccgaggaaaggaagcaagCCACAGGACTCCGAGGAGGtacgagaagaaacagacgaagagaaaggcgatgAGACAGGCACAACGACAAACTCCGAGGAGGACGGAAGGaccagcgaagaagaagacgaagaagaggatgaggAGGAGGATGAGGAAGTAGAGGATGAGGAagtagaggaagaagacgatgaggaagaggaagaagaggaagcagaggaaggggatgaggaagaagacgatgaggaagaagaggaagaggaagaggtaAAAGAAGATGAGAGCGAAGGGGAGGCCGAGACGGCGGGGGCCGATTTTGAGGACGAACTGGAAGttgaagaggcagaagcacGGAACGCTGTGCGTTCTCAAGCGCCACGGCGtgctgcgtctgcctctcgctctccgctctctgccgGCGGCGCTTCGGTCAGTGGCAAGGCAGGCAAACggaaggagcagagagagaccgccgtagcggagacaggcgagtcggaaggagacggctctgggaagcggagggagaacgaggaaacgaacgcgGAGGGCCGCGCAAATCGCCTGAGAAGATTCGAGAGACTCCTCGAGGTCCCCAACCCGATGGAGGGATCCGACGATCTTCTCTctgacgaggacgaagacgacaaCCGAATCGGCAATGTCCCCTTGTGGTGGTATGAGAAGTACGATCACATCG GCTACGACAAAGATGGTCAGCGGATCGTGAAGCAgctctcgtcctctgcagTCGACAGGCTCCTGGCGAAGGACGACCCGGACGGTTGGCGAACCATCGTGGATGTGAAGAACAACAAGAAATACCGCCTCACAGACACCGATCTGGAG ATTATTCGCCGCATTCGAAgcggcgccttccctgcGCCGAGCcacgacgacgaggaagttCTTGTCGAGTCCGACCTCGAGGACAG CATCTTCCCGATGCACAACAAGCCGGTGCCGAAGAGCCGGTTCCTGCCTTCCAAGCACGAGCAAAAGAAAATCACGCACCTGGTGCGCCTCATTCGCTCGGGGCAGCTGCTGAAGGaggcgcagctgcagcgcgagaaggaggcTCCGGCCGTCTTCGATCTGTGGGGAACGAGTGTGTACGTGGAccggagcggcgaggagaaacgcagaaaggGAGCACCCGtctcgctgcctgcgccCAAACTGGTCCTCCCCGGACACGCTGAGAGCTACAACCCGCCGGAGGAATTCCTCTTCACCGAAGCG gagaagaaggagtgGGAAGCCATGGCCCCAGAAGAccggcctctcgcgttcctgccCCAGAAGAGCTCCGCCCTCCGGCTGGTCGGAGCGTACAAGAACCTTCTTCTTGAAAG GTTCAATCGGTGCCTCGATCTGTATCTCTGCCCGCGCTCGCTGAAAATGGCGATGAACGTCGACCCTGAGTCGCTGCTTCCGCAGCTGCCTTCTGCGAGTGAACTCCGCCCGTTCCCGACGCACCGCCGGGTCGACTACCTGCCTTTGTCGCTCTACGCGCAGTTCGTGCCGCAGCCTCTGCCGCTCCACACGCTCTCGGAGGCTCGGCGGCGcgctcgagagacaggcggagcaggcggcgcgccggcgaGCGCAGGGATACGCGCCGGCGCCGGGGGCGACGCGGGGACgcaaggcgaggcgcgggaTCTGTTTGCGTGCTGCGTCGACGCGTCGGGCCAGTGGATCGCGGTGGGCGGGGCGGACAACACACTGCACGTCCTGGAGGTGTTGACGGGGAAACGGTTCCTGTCTTTTCGCCTGCAGGCGCAAGTCACCGCGCTGGCCTTCCATCCTCGACTGCCGATCTTGGCGGCGGCCATTGAGGACCAGCTGTTGCTCACGGTCCTTGACTTGCCCCTGTTTGACCAGAAGAGCGTCGAGCAGCTGACGCATGCCCAGACGCAgggcgcggagagaaagaagagacgggcatcaggcgaaggcgccgacgaagagagtCAACACGATtcggaagacggagacacgcgccgcGCGGAACTCGCTGAAGCAAAGGCGCTGTTGCGGGTTCTCGAGGAGcccgcgagcgaggacgaggaagagaaagaagccgagaaggacgagcaggaagaagacaaagatctaggagagaaacgcaggcAGCAAACCATGAAGGACGTCGGTGTGTGGAAGCAGATCGATGTGAAGGGAGTGGCTGCGCCTGCTGAGGCCGGAAGTCTtcagagcgagaaaaaacgagggatgagccttcttctccaggtgACGACGGGGAACGCAGAAAACCAGAAGCGCCAAAGGACAAAGGGAGCCGCAGCTGACGACGCGGACGAGACTGTCAGCGCGCCGCTAGGTGGCTTTCTCTGTGGAATCAGCATTCTCCACGACTCAACCATCCGAAGTCTGTCTTGGCACCACAAGG GGACGTACCTTATCGCCATGTGCCCGGgaagcgcgtctccgtctcagCAGTGCTCGGTCCACAGCCTTgcgaagcagaaaacaaTTCATCCGATTCGTCGGGCAGCGGGAGGCCATATGAAGGCGGCAGTTTTCCACGCAACCAAACCCTGGTTGATTGTGGCGTACCACAAAGGCATTCG AATCTTCGACTTGCACAGCAACAAAAAACTCGGACCAAAGGGAGGCAAGCATCAAGCACTCGTACGGAAACTCATCG GCGCGGAAGCCATCTCGTCCATAGATGTCCACCCGTCCGGAGAGCAAATCATCGCTGGAGCAGAGAATCGCCGGCTGTACATCTTCGACCTGGAGTTGTCCAGTCGCGTCTACAAGATTATTCGCTGCCACAAGGGCGCCATCACGTGCGCGAGTCTGCatccgtcttttcctctcatGTGCACGGCGTCTGCCGACGG GACCGTGCAAATCTACCATTTCAAGGTTTTCAACGACTTGGTCACGAATCCTCTCATTGTCCCAGTTCGGACGCTCCGG GTGGTAGAAGACTCCACAAGAAACGGCGGCGTTCTTGCGTGCATGTGGCATCCGACGCAGCCGTGGCTTGTCACAGCAGACCGCGCAGGCCAGTGCAGCCTCTGGACGTGA